The Saccharomonospora glauca K62 genome has a segment encoding these proteins:
- a CDS encoding acyl-CoA dehydrogenase family protein — protein sequence MDTETDFEAHIDGYFTTRRHDRLREEVRSFAETEVAPRVAEMEASRSIQYELSRLIARQKWIGVTIGPEYGGLGLGHLAKTIIIEELARVSGAMGAMVQASQLGVAKILHYGNEEQKRRWLPAVAEGDCLPTIATTEVESGGHVLGMSTTAERVGDDYIVNGRKVFVGNSHIGDLHGVIVRTGSGSKGLSGFLIEADRPGVSLGEYTPTMGLHGFSFGEIIFDNCRVPAENLLGSEGDGLAIAYSSSVLYGRTNLAAVALGIHRAIVEETVEYAANRYRYGKPLSELPTVKQKLGQMQSQLMTARLAVYHASHLLDLGMSCDAELINAKLVNVELALDSARTAMEVHAACGLSTDRPLERYVRDAYHIFAPAGTSDIQRLRLAETALGAGKGQWSQRLAPQLRAASVSLRESVSCVG from the coding sequence ATGGACACTGAGACGGACTTCGAAGCCCATATAGACGGTTATTTCACGACCAGGCGGCACGACCGTCTTCGTGAGGAAGTCCGAAGTTTCGCGGAAACCGAAGTGGCTCCCCGAGTGGCCGAGATGGAGGCCTCGCGCTCAATCCAGTACGAACTGTCGCGTCTGATCGCCAGGCAGAAGTGGATTGGCGTGACGATCGGACCCGAGTACGGTGGCCTGGGGTTGGGTCACCTCGCGAAGACCATCATCATCGAGGAGCTGGCCAGGGTCAGTGGCGCCATGGGAGCCATGGTCCAGGCCTCTCAGCTGGGTGTGGCGAAGATTCTGCACTACGGCAACGAAGAGCAGAAGCGGCGCTGGCTTCCCGCGGTGGCCGAGGGGGACTGTCTCCCGACGATCGCGACGACCGAGGTCGAGTCCGGCGGTCATGTGCTCGGGATGTCCACAACGGCCGAGCGGGTCGGCGACGATTACATCGTCAACGGTCGCAAGGTGTTCGTCGGAAACAGTCATATCGGAGATTTGCACGGGGTCATCGTGCGTACCGGGAGTGGCTCGAAAGGCCTGTCCGGTTTCCTGATCGAGGCCGATCGTCCCGGAGTTTCCCTCGGTGAGTACACGCCCACGATGGGATTGCACGGGTTCAGCTTCGGCGAGATTATTTTCGACAATTGTCGAGTACCCGCGGAAAATCTGCTCGGCTCCGAAGGGGACGGATTGGCGATCGCCTATTCGTCGAGCGTTCTGTACGGTAGGACGAATCTGGCCGCCGTCGCTCTGGGAATTCACCGCGCGATTGTCGAGGAAACGGTCGAGTACGCCGCCAACCGCTACCGCTACGGAAAACCGCTTTCCGAGCTTCCCACGGTGAAGCAGAAACTCGGACAAATGCAGTCCCAGTTGATGACGGCGCGGCTGGCCGTGTACCACGCGTCGCATCTGTTGGACCTGGGTATGTCCTGCGACGCGGAGCTCATCAACGCCAAGCTCGTGAACGTGGAACTCGCGCTGGACTCCGCACGGACCGCGATGGAGGTGCACGCCGCGTGCGGGCTGTCCACCGACAGGCCGCTGGAACGCTACGTCCGCGACGCCTACCACATCTTCGCGCCCGCGGGCACGTCGGACATCCAGCGGCTCCGGCTGGCGGAGACGGCGCTGGGCGCGGGGAAGGGACAATGGTCGCAGCGGCTGGCCCCCCAGTTGAGGGCGGCCAGCGTTTCGCTGCGGGAGAGCGTCAGCTGCGTCGGTTGA
- a CDS encoding GAF domain-containing protein, whose translation MTYDAIESRILTAPLDPEAAQRAERLRELGFGDRPDAEFDEFSAKLANITGAPYAMVNFFQEDEQYFAGLYTPYSNASREVLESAPASTHAPVSRSMPKDHGYCPHVITRRKALVLDDVCSYPRFAGNPVVDKIGIRSYMGAPLIDRTGVTLGTVCVVDTEPRPWGRPGLETIKSMASELMEVINRRS comes from the coding sequence ATGACTTACGACGCCATCGAATCACGCATCCTGACTGCCCCGCTGGACCCCGAGGCGGCACAGCGCGCGGAGCGTCTCCGGGAACTCGGGTTCGGGGACCGTCCCGACGCGGAGTTCGACGAGTTCAGCGCCAAACTCGCGAACATCACGGGCGCCCCGTACGCGATGGTGAACTTCTTCCAGGAGGACGAGCAGTACTTCGCCGGCCTGTACACCCCGTACAGCAACGCCTCCAGGGAAGTCCTGGAGAGCGCCCCGGCCTCCACCCACGCCCCGGTGAGCCGGAGCATGCCGAAGGACCACGGCTACTGCCCGCACGTCATCACCCGCCGTAAGGCGCTGGTGCTGGACGACGTCTGCTCCTATCCGCGCTTCGCGGGCAACCCCGTGGTCGACAAGATCGGTATCCGCTCCTACATGGGAGCCCCGCTGATCGACCGCACCGGTGTCACCCTGGGCACGGTCTGCGTCGTCGACACAGAGCCGCGCCCGTGGGGTCGTCCCGGCCTGGAAACCATCAAGTCGATGGCTTCCGAGCTCATGGAAGTGATCAACCGACGCAGCTGA
- a CDS encoding GTP-binding protein: MVFNGSDGLDFPIQFKILVAGGFGVGKTTFVGAVSEIEPLVTEEQLTVASVGTDDLTGVESKATTTVALDFGRLTFPAQNLVLYLFGTPGQHRFWFMWDELSRGALGAVVLADTRRLQDCFAAVEFFERRGINFVVAINEFEGAYRYTSEEVRTALALKPDIPLVRCDARDTQSAKSVLITLVQYLLSIARTSENGTHTQPIRSQL, translated from the coding sequence ATGGTCTTCAACGGCTCTGACGGGCTAGATTTCCCGATCCAATTCAAGATTCTCGTGGCGGGGGGTTTCGGCGTAGGCAAGACGACGTTCGTCGGGGCCGTGAGTGAGATTGAACCGCTCGTCACGGAAGAACAGCTCACGGTGGCCAGTGTCGGCACGGACGACCTGACGGGCGTGGAGTCCAAGGCCACGACCACGGTGGCCTTGGACTTCGGTCGCCTCACCTTCCCGGCACAGAACCTCGTGCTCTATCTCTTCGGGACTCCCGGCCAGCACCGGTTCTGGTTCATGTGGGACGAGCTGTCCAGGGGAGCCCTCGGGGCGGTCGTCCTCGCCGACACCCGCCGCTTGCAGGACTGCTTCGCCGCCGTCGAGTTCTTCGAGCGGCGTGGCATCAACTTCGTGGTCGCGATCAACGAGTTCGAGGGGGCCTATCGCTACACCTCGGAGGAAGTACGGACTGCCCTCGCGTTGAAGCCGGACATCCCCCTCGTCCGGTGCGACGCGCGGGACACGCAGTCGGCGAAGAGCGTACTGATCACTTTGGTCCAGTACCTGCTCTCCATCGCACGTACCTCAGAGAACGGAACGCACACCCAGCCGATACGGAGCCAGCTATGA
- a CDS encoding DUF742 domain-containing protein translates to MWVRPYTVTNGRTHPSTVLELMSLVRTTGKVAPERLGHDHAQVLRLCQSPISVAEVAAVLKQPVMVAKVLLSDLIQLGAAATRAPSQADSTDPALLEALLDGLQRL, encoded by the coding sequence ATGTGGGTGCGTCCGTACACCGTGACCAACGGACGCACCCACCCCAGCACCGTGCTCGAACTCATGTCACTGGTGAGGACGACGGGCAAGGTGGCGCCCGAGCGCTTGGGACACGACCACGCACAGGTCCTTCGGCTGTGCCAGTCGCCCATCTCGGTCGCCGAGGTCGCGGCCGTACTGAAGCAGCCGGTCATGGTCGCCAAGGTCCTGTTGTCCGACCTGATCCAGTTGGGAGCCGCGGCTACCAGGGCCCCCTCCCAAGCCGACTCCACCGACCCAGCACTACTAGAGGCACTGCTTGATGGTCTTCAACGGCTCTGA